Proteins encoded by one window of Cervus canadensis isolate Bull #8, Minnesota chromosome 18, ASM1932006v1, whole genome shotgun sequence:
- the ZNF579 gene encoding zinc finger protein 579, whose protein sequence is MDPQPPPPAQGSPPHRGRGRGRGRGRGRGRGRGRGGAGAPRAPLPCPTCGRLFRFPYYLSRHRLSHSGLRPHACPLCPKAFRRPAHLSRHLRGHGPQPPLRCAACPRTFPEPAQLRRHLAQEHAGGGVELAIDRAAKEAAESGWGPQDKAAEQPPGAGAEEEDAAAEEAAAARPEPWATGEPATPAAATSAGPREPEGAAAEAEAGAAELRAELALAAGRQEEKQVLLQADWTLLCLRCREAFATKGELKAHPCLRPEGDQEGEGGPPPRPKRHQCSICLKAFARPWSLSRHRLVHSTDRPFVCTDCGLAFRLASYLRQHRRVHGALSLLAPLPAAAKKDDKAAAVGGRTSGRGPEGGEGADRGAAAEGGPGGQNGGEAAPARAPAGEPRFWCPECGKGFRRRAHLRQHGVTHSGARPFQCVRCQREFKRLADLARHAQVHAGGPAPHPCPHCSRRFSRAYSLLRHQRCHRAELERAAAAQQALQAPASPPRAPPPPAGQEAEGLPLPLAHIKEEPPSPGSPPQSPAAAAPPVFLSASCFDSQDHSAFEMEEEETESKAHLRGLGGLAS, encoded by the coding sequence ATGGATCCGCAACCTCCTCCACctgcccagggaagcccacctcacCGGGGCCGGGGCCGAGGCCGGGGCCGGGGCAGAGGCCGAGGCCGAGGCCGTGGCCGGGGGGGTGCCGGAGCCCCCCGGgcgcccctgccctgccccacgtGTGGCCGCCTCTTCCGCTTCCCCTACTACCTCTCCCGGCACCGGCTGAGCCACTCGGGCCTGCGGCCCCACGCCTGCCCCCTGTGCCCCAAGGCCTTCCGCCGGCCGGCCCACCTCTCGCGCCACCTGCGCGGCCACGGGCCGCAGCCCCCGCTGCGCTGCGCCGCCTGCCCGCGCACCTTCCCCGAGCCCGCGCAGCTCCGGCGCCACCTGGCCCAGGAGCACGCAGGAGGCGGCGTCGAGCTGGCCATCGACAGGGCGGCCAAGGAGGCGGCCGAGTCCGGCTGGGGCCCGCAGGACAAGGCCGCCGAGCAGCCACCCGGCGCCGGAGCGGAGGAGGAAGACGCGGCGGCGGAGGAGGCAGCGGCTGCGCGGCCCGAGCCGTGGGCCACGGGGGAGCCGGCCACGCCGGCAGCTGCCACTAGCGCGGGGCCCCGCGAGCCGGAGGGGGCCGCGGCCGAGGCCGAGGCCGGGGCGGCGGAGCTCAGGGCCGAGCTGGCGCTGGCTGCcgggcggcaggaggagaagcaggtccTGCTGCAGGCCGACTGGACGCTGCTGTGTCTCCGCTGCCGGGAGGCCTTCGCCACCAAGGGCGAGCTCAAAGCGCACCCGTGCCTGCGCCCCGAGGGCGACCAGGAGGGCGAGGGGGGGCCCCCGCCGCGCCCCAAGCGCCACCAGTGCTCCATCTGCCTCAAGGCCTTCGCCAGGCCCTGGTCGCTGTCCCGCCACCGGCTGGTCCACTCCACCGATCGCCCCTTCGTGTGCACAGACTGCGGCCTGGCCTTCCGCCTGGCTTCCTACCTCCGCCAGCACCGCCGCGTCCACGGCGCGCTCAGCCTGCTGGCCCCGCTGCCCGCGGCGGCCAAGAAGGACGACAAGGCGGCGGCGGTGGGCGGCCGGACCTCAGGGAGGGGGCCCGAGGGGGGCGAAGGGGCGGACCGCGGGGCCGCCGCGGAAGGCGGGCCAGGCGGGCAGAACGGAGGCGAGGCCGCCCCGGCCCGGGCCCCGGCCGGCGAACCCCGCTTCTGGTGCCCTGAGTGCGGCAAAGGCTTCCGGCGCCGGGCGCACCTCCGGCAGCACGGGGTGACCCACTCGGGCGCGCGGCCCTTCCAGTGCGTGCGCTGCCAGCGGGAGTTCAAGAGGCTGGCCGACCTGGCGCGCCACGCGCAGGTGCACGCGGGGGGCCCGGCCCCGCACCCCTGCCCGCACTGCTCGCGCCGCTTCTCCCGCGCCTACAGCCTGCTGCGTCACCAGCGCTGCCACCGCGCCGAGCTGGAGCGGGCCGCCGCCGCGCAGCAGGCACTGCAGGCCCCGGCCTCGCCGCCGCgcgccccgccgccccccgcgGGCCAGGAGGCCGAGGGGCTCCCGTTGCCCCTCGCCCACATCAAGGAAGAGCCGCCGTCCCCGGGGTCCCCGCCCCAGTCGCCGGCGGCAGCAGCACCCCCTGTCTTCCTCAGCGCCTCCTGCTTCGACAGCCAAGACCACTCGGCCTTCgagatggaggaagaggagacTGAGAGCAAGGCTCACCTGCGAGGCCTGGGGGGCCTGGCCTCCTGA
- the FIZ1 gene encoding flt3-interacting zinc finger protein 1 isoform X3 codes for MDDAPLPAPPLPARAPAPAPAPPAAAPRVPFHCSECGKSFRYRSDLRRHFARHTALKPHACPRCGKGFKHSFNLANHLRSHTGERPYRCSACPKGFRDSTGLLHHQVVHTGEKPYCCLVCELRFSSRSSLGRHLKRQHRGALPSPLQPGAGLPALSAPCSVCCNVGPCSVCGGAGAGGSGAGGEGPEGAGAGAGGWGLAEAAAAAAAASLPPFACGACARRFDQGRELAAHWAAHTDVKPFKCPRCERDFNAPALLERHKLTHDLQGPGAPPAQAWAPGAAGEGGEVQPAWDGGLLLGRAGGGVPELGVLLPEGGGEAPAEPSEDTLYQCDCGTFFASAAALASHLEAHSGPAAYGCGHCGALYAALAALEEHRRASHGEGAGAGGAEAAAAPAREGESPSGEPASASGRGKKIFGCSECEKLFRSPRDLERHVLVHTGEKPFPCLECGKFFRHECYLKRHRLLHGAERPFPCHVCGKGFITLSNLSRHLKLHRGMD; via the exons ATGGATGACGCGCCGCTGCCAGCGCCCCCGCTCCCCGCccgggccccggccccggccccagcTCCGCCCGCTGCTGCCCCCCGCGTGCCGTTTCACTGCAGTGAGTGTGGCAAGAGCTTTCGCTACCGCTCGGATCTGCGGCGCCACTTCGCTCGGCACACTGCGCTCAAACCCCACGCGTGTCCGCGCTGCGGCAAGGGCTTCAAGCACAGCTTCAACCTGGCCAACCACCTGCGCTCGCACACCGGCGAGCGGCCCTACCGCTGCTCCGCCTGCCCCAAGGGGTTCCGAGACTCCACCGGCCTGCTACACCACCAG GTCGTCCACACTGGTGAGAAGCCCTACTGCTGCCTCGTCTGCGAGCTCCGCTTCTCCTCGCGCTCCAGCCTGGGCCGCCACCTCAAGCGCCAGCATCGTGGGGCGCTCCCGTCCCCGCTGCAGCCCGGCGCAGGCCTGCCCGCTCTGAGCGCGCCCTGCTCGGTCTGCTGCAACGTGGGGCCCTGCTCTGTGTGCGGGGGCGCGGGGGCGGGCGGTAGCGGCGCCGGCGGCGAGGGTCCAGAGGGGGCAGGCGCCGGCgcggggggctgggggctggccgAGGCCGCGGCGGCCGCAGCGGCGGCCTCCTTGCCCCCGTTCGCTTGCGGCGCGTGCGCGCGGCGCTTCGACCAGGGCCGTGAGCTGGCGGCCCACTGGGCGGCGCACACCGACGTGAAGCCCTTCAAGTGCCCGCGCTGCGAGCGCGACTTCAACGCGCCCGCGCTGCTGGAGCGGCACAAGCTGACCCACGACCTGCAGGGCCCCGGCGCGCCCCCGGCGCAGGCCTGGGCCCCCGGGGCCGCCGGCGAGGGCGGCGAGGTTCAGCCAGCCTGGGACGGCGGGTTGCTCCTGGGCCGCGCCGGGGGCGGCGTGCCCGAGCTGGGGGTGCTGCTCCCGGAGGGCGGCGGCGAGGCGCCCGCGGAGCCGTCGGAAGACACGCTGTACCAGTGCGACTGCGGGACCTTCTTCGCGTCGGCGGCGGCGCTGGCCAGCCACCTGGAGGCGCACTCGGGCCCCGCGGCCTACGGCTGCGGCCACTGCGGGGCGCTGTACGCGGCGCTGGCGGCCCTGGAGGAGCACCGGCGCGCCAGCCACGGCGagggcgcgggcgcgggcggcGCGGAGGCGGCGGCCGCGCCCGCCCGCGAGGGGGAGTCCCCGTCCGGGGAGCCCGCGTCTGCCTCGGGCCGCGGCAAGAAGATCTTCGGTTGCTCCGAGTGCGAGAAGCTGTTCCGCTCGCCGCGCGACCTGGAGCGGCACGTGCTGGtgcacacgggcgagaagccGTTCCCGTGCCTGGAGTGCGGCAAGTTCTTCCGCCACGAGTGCTACCTCAAGCGCCACCGGCTGCTGCACGGCGCCGAGCGGCCCTTCCCCTGCCACGTCTGCGGCAAGGGCTTCATCACGCTCAGCAACCTCTCCAGACACCTGAAGCTGCACCGGGGCATGGACTGA
- the FIZ1 gene encoding flt3-interacting zinc finger protein 1 isoform X1 has product MLSPHHLLSNVSLPPKMTFIFKEERGWLSEIQQASGARRLWKEESPHPPLPSHRAAMDDAPLPAPPLPARAPAPAPAPPAAAPRVPFHCSECGKSFRYRSDLRRHFARHTALKPHACPRCGKGFKHSFNLANHLRSHTGERPYRCSACPKGFRDSTGLLHHQVVHTGEKPYCCLVCELRFSSRSSLGRHLKRQHRGALPSPLQPGAGLPALSAPCSVCCNVGPCSVCGGAGAGGSGAGGEGPEGAGAGAGGWGLAEAAAAAAAASLPPFACGACARRFDQGRELAAHWAAHTDVKPFKCPRCERDFNAPALLERHKLTHDLQGPGAPPAQAWAPGAAGEGGEVQPAWDGGLLLGRAGGGVPELGVLLPEGGGEAPAEPSEDTLYQCDCGTFFASAAALASHLEAHSGPAAYGCGHCGALYAALAALEEHRRASHGEGAGAGGAEAAAAPAREGESPSGEPASASGRGKKIFGCSECEKLFRSPRDLERHVLVHTGEKPFPCLECGKFFRHECYLKRHRLLHGAERPFPCHVCGKGFITLSNLSRHLKLHRGMD; this is encoded by the exons ATGCTTAGTCCTCACCACCTCCTGAG CAATGTCAGCCTTCCTCCGAAGATGACTTTCATCTTCAAAGAAGAGAGGGGGTGGCTTTCAGAAATACAACAGGCTTCAGGAGCAAGGAGACTTTGGAAGGA AGAGAGCCCCCACCCGCCACTGCCCTCGCACCGCGCCGCCATGGATGACGCGCCGCTGCCAGCGCCCCCGCTCCCCGCccgggccccggccccggccccagcTCCGCCCGCTGCTGCCCCCCGCGTGCCGTTTCACTGCAGTGAGTGTGGCAAGAGCTTTCGCTACCGCTCGGATCTGCGGCGCCACTTCGCTCGGCACACTGCGCTCAAACCCCACGCGTGTCCGCGCTGCGGCAAGGGCTTCAAGCACAGCTTCAACCTGGCCAACCACCTGCGCTCGCACACCGGCGAGCGGCCCTACCGCTGCTCCGCCTGCCCCAAGGGGTTCCGAGACTCCACCGGCCTGCTACACCACCAG GTCGTCCACACTGGTGAGAAGCCCTACTGCTGCCTCGTCTGCGAGCTCCGCTTCTCCTCGCGCTCCAGCCTGGGCCGCCACCTCAAGCGCCAGCATCGTGGGGCGCTCCCGTCCCCGCTGCAGCCCGGCGCAGGCCTGCCCGCTCTGAGCGCGCCCTGCTCGGTCTGCTGCAACGTGGGGCCCTGCTCTGTGTGCGGGGGCGCGGGGGCGGGCGGTAGCGGCGCCGGCGGCGAGGGTCCAGAGGGGGCAGGCGCCGGCgcggggggctgggggctggccgAGGCCGCGGCGGCCGCAGCGGCGGCCTCCTTGCCCCCGTTCGCTTGCGGCGCGTGCGCGCGGCGCTTCGACCAGGGCCGTGAGCTGGCGGCCCACTGGGCGGCGCACACCGACGTGAAGCCCTTCAAGTGCCCGCGCTGCGAGCGCGACTTCAACGCGCCCGCGCTGCTGGAGCGGCACAAGCTGACCCACGACCTGCAGGGCCCCGGCGCGCCCCCGGCGCAGGCCTGGGCCCCCGGGGCCGCCGGCGAGGGCGGCGAGGTTCAGCCAGCCTGGGACGGCGGGTTGCTCCTGGGCCGCGCCGGGGGCGGCGTGCCCGAGCTGGGGGTGCTGCTCCCGGAGGGCGGCGGCGAGGCGCCCGCGGAGCCGTCGGAAGACACGCTGTACCAGTGCGACTGCGGGACCTTCTTCGCGTCGGCGGCGGCGCTGGCCAGCCACCTGGAGGCGCACTCGGGCCCCGCGGCCTACGGCTGCGGCCACTGCGGGGCGCTGTACGCGGCGCTGGCGGCCCTGGAGGAGCACCGGCGCGCCAGCCACGGCGagggcgcgggcgcgggcggcGCGGAGGCGGCGGCCGCGCCCGCCCGCGAGGGGGAGTCCCCGTCCGGGGAGCCCGCGTCTGCCTCGGGCCGCGGCAAGAAGATCTTCGGTTGCTCCGAGTGCGAGAAGCTGTTCCGCTCGCCGCGCGACCTGGAGCGGCACGTGCTGGtgcacacgggcgagaagccGTTCCCGTGCCTGGAGTGCGGCAAGTTCTTCCGCCACGAGTGCTACCTCAAGCGCCACCGGCTGCTGCACGGCGCCGAGCGGCCCTTCCCCTGCCACGTCTGCGGCAAGGGCTTCATCACGCTCAGCAACCTCTCCAGACACCTGAAGCTGCACCGGGGCATGGACTGA
- the FIZ1 gene encoding flt3-interacting zinc finger protein 1 isoform X2, with product MLSPHHLLRESPHPPLPSHRAAMDDAPLPAPPLPARAPAPAPAPPAAAPRVPFHCSECGKSFRYRSDLRRHFARHTALKPHACPRCGKGFKHSFNLANHLRSHTGERPYRCSACPKGFRDSTGLLHHQVVHTGEKPYCCLVCELRFSSRSSLGRHLKRQHRGALPSPLQPGAGLPALSAPCSVCCNVGPCSVCGGAGAGGSGAGGEGPEGAGAGAGGWGLAEAAAAAAAASLPPFACGACARRFDQGRELAAHWAAHTDVKPFKCPRCERDFNAPALLERHKLTHDLQGPGAPPAQAWAPGAAGEGGEVQPAWDGGLLLGRAGGGVPELGVLLPEGGGEAPAEPSEDTLYQCDCGTFFASAAALASHLEAHSGPAAYGCGHCGALYAALAALEEHRRASHGEGAGAGGAEAAAAPAREGESPSGEPASASGRGKKIFGCSECEKLFRSPRDLERHVLVHTGEKPFPCLECGKFFRHECYLKRHRLLHGAERPFPCHVCGKGFITLSNLSRHLKLHRGMD from the exons ATGCTTAGTCCTCACCACCTCCTGAG AGAGAGCCCCCACCCGCCACTGCCCTCGCACCGCGCCGCCATGGATGACGCGCCGCTGCCAGCGCCCCCGCTCCCCGCccgggccccggccccggccccagcTCCGCCCGCTGCTGCCCCCCGCGTGCCGTTTCACTGCAGTGAGTGTGGCAAGAGCTTTCGCTACCGCTCGGATCTGCGGCGCCACTTCGCTCGGCACACTGCGCTCAAACCCCACGCGTGTCCGCGCTGCGGCAAGGGCTTCAAGCACAGCTTCAACCTGGCCAACCACCTGCGCTCGCACACCGGCGAGCGGCCCTACCGCTGCTCCGCCTGCCCCAAGGGGTTCCGAGACTCCACCGGCCTGCTACACCACCAG GTCGTCCACACTGGTGAGAAGCCCTACTGCTGCCTCGTCTGCGAGCTCCGCTTCTCCTCGCGCTCCAGCCTGGGCCGCCACCTCAAGCGCCAGCATCGTGGGGCGCTCCCGTCCCCGCTGCAGCCCGGCGCAGGCCTGCCCGCTCTGAGCGCGCCCTGCTCGGTCTGCTGCAACGTGGGGCCCTGCTCTGTGTGCGGGGGCGCGGGGGCGGGCGGTAGCGGCGCCGGCGGCGAGGGTCCAGAGGGGGCAGGCGCCGGCgcggggggctgggggctggccgAGGCCGCGGCGGCCGCAGCGGCGGCCTCCTTGCCCCCGTTCGCTTGCGGCGCGTGCGCGCGGCGCTTCGACCAGGGCCGTGAGCTGGCGGCCCACTGGGCGGCGCACACCGACGTGAAGCCCTTCAAGTGCCCGCGCTGCGAGCGCGACTTCAACGCGCCCGCGCTGCTGGAGCGGCACAAGCTGACCCACGACCTGCAGGGCCCCGGCGCGCCCCCGGCGCAGGCCTGGGCCCCCGGGGCCGCCGGCGAGGGCGGCGAGGTTCAGCCAGCCTGGGACGGCGGGTTGCTCCTGGGCCGCGCCGGGGGCGGCGTGCCCGAGCTGGGGGTGCTGCTCCCGGAGGGCGGCGGCGAGGCGCCCGCGGAGCCGTCGGAAGACACGCTGTACCAGTGCGACTGCGGGACCTTCTTCGCGTCGGCGGCGGCGCTGGCCAGCCACCTGGAGGCGCACTCGGGCCCCGCGGCCTACGGCTGCGGCCACTGCGGGGCGCTGTACGCGGCGCTGGCGGCCCTGGAGGAGCACCGGCGCGCCAGCCACGGCGagggcgcgggcgcgggcggcGCGGAGGCGGCGGCCGCGCCCGCCCGCGAGGGGGAGTCCCCGTCCGGGGAGCCCGCGTCTGCCTCGGGCCGCGGCAAGAAGATCTTCGGTTGCTCCGAGTGCGAGAAGCTGTTCCGCTCGCCGCGCGACCTGGAGCGGCACGTGCTGGtgcacacgggcgagaagccGTTCCCGTGCCTGGAGTGCGGCAAGTTCTTCCGCCACGAGTGCTACCTCAAGCGCCACCGGCTGCTGCACGGCGCCGAGCGGCCCTTCCCCTGCCACGTCTGCGGCAAGGGCTTCATCACGCTCAGCAACCTCTCCAGACACCTGAAGCTGCACCGGGGCATGGACTGA